A DNA window from Halanaerobium saccharolyticum subsp. saccharolyticum DSM 6643 contains the following coding sequences:
- a CDS encoding SMR family transporter codes for MIYLFLAVLCSSSIALIFKFSESNNLNRYLVTSINYFTAAAISLFLIFNQGIKFFDFNHSDFRANFNRVIFEGEGLFSAQSSQQWATLIGLAAGIFFFTSFIYYQKSVRENGASLAGTFGKLGILIPMLFAIIIWREYPEDLQWVGILLAISSIILVNFPFKKDLGQALRLNLIFLFLYGGIAEFSNKIFQKYALVNYKVLFLFWVFFSAFLISSFYSFKKVGRYPKKSELLTGFAVGIPNLFSSFFLISALNYLKTAVVFPIFSAGSIVLITAAGCLFFGEKLKTKEWLSILMTVVALILINI; via the coding sequence TTGATCTATTTATTTTTAGCAGTCTTATGCAGTTCATCAATTGCTTTAATCTTTAAATTCAGCGAATCAAATAATTTAAATAGATATCTAGTTACTTCGATTAATTATTTTACTGCAGCAGCAATTTCTTTATTTCTCATTTTTAATCAGGGGATTAAGTTTTTTGATTTTAATCACAGTGATTTTAGGGCAAATTTCAACCGCGTTATTTTTGAGGGAGAAGGATTATTTTCGGCTCAATCCAGTCAGCAGTGGGCAACTTTAATTGGCTTGGCTGCCGGTATTTTTTTCTTCACCTCTTTTATCTATTATCAAAAGAGTGTACGCGAAAATGGAGCCAGCCTGGCCGGAACTTTCGGCAAGTTAGGAATTTTAATTCCGATGCTCTTTGCAATAATTATCTGGCGGGAATATCCAGAAGACTTGCAGTGGGTTGGTATTCTGCTGGCTATTAGTTCAATTATTCTGGTTAACTTTCCTTTTAAGAAGGACTTAGGGCAGGCTCTGAGGTTAAATTTAATCTTTCTTTTTCTCTACGGTGGTATTGCAGAATTTAGCAATAAGATATTTCAAAAATATGCTCTGGTTAATTATAAGGTATTATTTTTGTTCTGGGTTTTCTTTTCTGCTTTTTTGATCAGTTCTTTCTATAGTTTTAAAAAGGTAGGCCGCTATCCCAAAAAATCAGAACTATTAACCGGATTTGCAGTTGGGATTCCCAATCTGTTTTCTTCATTTTTTCTGATCAGCGCCTTAAACTATCTTAAAACAGCAGTTGTCTTTCCGATATTCAGTGCAGGAAGTATTGTTTTGATAACGGCTGCAGGCTGTTTGTTTTTTGGCGAAAAACTAAAGACTAAAGAATGGCTTTCGATTTTGATGACAGTAGTGGCCTTAATTTTAATCAATATCTAA
- a CDS encoding restriction endonuclease-like protein, translating to MATKKIDLITIKNDKLSLNIKGKPLHPDHEKEFPEANTAQAACSFSSNLEDDFDFKYHDPEMDQLKRSQFNSIKSYPLFFEYQNYDFYIEAELPIELYHPNREIRESLSHPNDNPNVLYGSVNFGSDIGYSEFEIRSNSRVILTLKLEVFPSKIDYQKDYNQLLEEVNKEVYNLAYDFLRKTYQEMKISEKQNITEAEFFVIIENIFEDLFKALKRVEESPHHRIIRKRNVRPASRVKKVGRQSLKWLNKNSRHYDKELKLPEKMLAVEKKLSYDNFENKFIKWSFSELIKRLKHFKINYINSKRNPDQNLVTKIEKMIRKLKLKLNHSFLAEVGELQKIDSISLVLQMAPGYKELYKYYLMLLKGLSLNGDIFRLSIKQLWQLYEYWTFLKLNSLLQDKYKMLKNNIIELDYSGINVTLSQGASAEVEYQNPITGEKFTLSYNRSSGDSITTNQKPDNILSLSKNDSEHQYKFIFDAKYRLNQAEEGTGYGSRYDYIPGPEESDINTMHRYRDAVAAEMGADYRRTMVGAYVLFPYHDQEKFKEHKFYQSIEQVNIGAFPFLPGSTELLAKFLENIIDESAQSNFERNLLPAAAEEFRPESEFKVDLLLGSLKRKKQLQYLLDNNLYYLPLQQQVLNYNLEYIAIFQSKAKFGQQSGVRYYGRIKNKKIVERKEINFPSSSKRTNHNYLLFEVESWQQLGKKIKAEGYGVSGSHIYSNLMLLKKADTLPELSIRSLKEWRLWLELKRLKEDIKLKLKNNNLDQINKIEGFKVGEIELKLQANKLQAELKNELLEFSYSKFIQNPRAVLNKIYK from the coding sequence ATGGCCACTAAAAAAATAGATCTAATCACAATCAAAAATGATAAACTTTCTCTAAATATTAAAGGTAAGCCTCTGCATCCTGATCACGAAAAGGAGTTTCCAGAGGCAAATACGGCTCAGGCTGCCTGCAGTTTCAGTTCAAACTTAGAAGATGACTTTGACTTTAAATACCATGATCCAGAAATGGATCAGCTCAAAAGAAGTCAATTTAATTCTATTAAAAGCTATCCCCTCTTTTTTGAATATCAGAATTATGATTTTTACATAGAAGCCGAGCTGCCAATTGAACTCTACCACCCCAATCGTGAAATTAGAGAATCTCTGTCACATCCCAATGACAATCCGAATGTGCTTTATGGCAGTGTCAATTTCGGCAGTGATATTGGTTATTCGGAATTTGAAATTAGAAGTAATTCTCGAGTGATTTTAACTTTAAAGTTAGAAGTATTTCCCAGTAAGATTGACTATCAAAAAGACTACAACCAGCTTTTAGAAGAGGTAAACAAGGAAGTATATAATTTAGCCTATGACTTTTTAAGAAAAACCTATCAGGAAATGAAAATTTCTGAAAAGCAGAACATAACTGAGGCTGAGTTTTTTGTAATCATAGAAAATATTTTTGAAGATTTATTTAAAGCCTTAAAAAGAGTAGAAGAGTCACCTCACCACCGGATTATTAGAAAAAGAAATGTCAGACCCGCCTCCAGAGTTAAAAAAGTCGGCAGACAGAGCCTCAAATGGTTAAATAAGAACAGCCGCCACTATGACAAAGAGCTTAAACTGCCGGAAAAGATGCTGGCAGTGGAGAAAAAATTGAGTTATGATAATTTTGAAAATAAATTTATCAAGTGGAGTTTTTCTGAACTGATCAAAAGACTCAAACACTTTAAAATTAATTATATTAATTCAAAAAGAAATCCTGATCAGAATTTAGTCACTAAAATTGAGAAGATGATTAGAAAGTTGAAATTAAAGCTTAATCATTCATTTTTGGCTGAAGTTGGTGAGCTGCAGAAAATTGATTCAATTTCATTAGTGCTGCAGATGGCCCCCGGATATAAAGAATTATATAAGTATTATTTAATGCTTTTAAAGGGACTTTCTCTCAATGGAGATATCTTTAGGCTTTCAATTAAACAACTCTGGCAGCTCTATGAATACTGGACCTTTCTCAAATTAAACAGCCTGCTGCAGGATAAATACAAAATGCTCAAAAATAATATTATTGAATTAGATTACAGCGGCATCAATGTTACTTTATCTCAGGGAGCCTCAGCCGAGGTCGAATACCAGAATCCAATTACCGGTGAGAAATTCACTTTAAGCTATAATAGATCAAGTGGAGATAGTATCACTACCAATCAGAAACCGGATAACATTTTATCACTTAGTAAAAATGATTCTGAGCACCAGTATAAATTTATTTTTGATGCTAAATATCGGCTTAATCAGGCAGAAGAGGGAACAGGCTATGGCAGTCGCTATGATTATATTCCTGGCCCTGAAGAATCTGACATCAATACCATGCACCGCTACCGGGATGCAGTAGCAGCAGAAATGGGAGCAGATTACAGAAGAACAATGGTTGGGGCCTATGTGCTTTTTCCCTACCATGATCAAGAAAAATTTAAAGAACACAAATTCTATCAGAGTATAGAACAGGTTAATATTGGAGCCTTTCCATTTTTGCCGGGCAGTACAGAACTTTTAGCTAAATTTTTAGAAAATATTATTGATGAATCAGCTCAGAGTAACTTTGAGCGCAATCTGCTGCCGGCAGCTGCAGAAGAATTTAGACCAGAGTCAGAATTTAAGGTTGACCTGCTGCTTGGATCACTGAAAAGAAAAAAGCAGCTGCAGTATTTGTTAGATAATAATTTATATTATTTACCCTTACAGCAGCAAGTTTTAAATTATAATTTAGAATACATTGCAATTTTTCAGAGTAAAGCAAAGTTTGGTCAGCAGAGTGGAGTCCGCTATTACGGCAGGATAAAAAATAAAAAAATAGTTGAAAGAAAAGAAATTAATTTTCCTTCAAGCAGTAAAAGAACTAATCATAATTATTTGCTCTTTGAAGTTGAAAGCTGGCAGCAGCTTGGTAAAAAGATTAAAGCAGAGGGTTATGGAGTCAGCGGCAGCCACATTTATTCAAATTTGATGCTGCTCAAAAAGGCTGATACCCTGCCTGAACTGAGTATCAGATCATTAAAAGAATGGCGGCTCTGGCTGGAATTAAAACGGCTCAAAGAAGATATCAAGCTTAAGTTGAAAAATAATAATCTGGATCAGATTAATAAAATTGAGGGCTTTAAGGTTGGAGAAATTGAGCTTAAGCTGCAGGCTAATAAACTTCAGGCTGAGTTAAAAAATGAGCTCTTAGAATTTTCTTATTCAAAGTTTATTCAAAATCCAAGGGCTGTTTTAAATAAGATATATAAATAA
- a CDS encoding RNA 2'-phosphotransferase encodes MNKTKLSKTVSYILRHHPEDFDLKLAADASVKTDKLLAALQNRFQDITKVDLIQLVKNDSKGRFSFLDNKERIRANYGHSIEGVSPDYQAVEPPEILYHGTRPEVKTKIMAAGLKPMARNYVHLSLGVKEAKKVARRRTRQPVIFKVKALKAHHEGQDFYKTAKDIYLTDEISAIYLSLLTEND; translated from the coding sequence ATGAATAAAACAAAACTTTCGAAAACAGTCTCCTATATTCTGAGGCACCATCCGGAAGACTTTGATTTGAAACTGGCAGCAGATGCTTCAGTTAAAACAGATAAGTTACTGGCTGCTCTGCAAAATAGATTTCAGGATATAACTAAAGTAGATTTAATTCAGCTGGTAAAGAATGATTCTAAAGGACGCTTCAGTTTTTTAGATAATAAAGAAAGAATTAGAGCTAATTATGGTCACAGCATTGAAGGAGTTAGCCCTGATTATCAAGCCGTAGAACCTCCAGAGATTCTCTATCACGGAACAAGGCCGGAGGTTAAAACTAAAATTATGGCTGCCGGGCTGAAGCCAATGGCCAGAAATTATGTTCACTTAAGTCTTGGAGTTAAGGAAGCTAAAAAAGTGGCCCGCAGGAGAACCAGGCAGCCGGTAATCTTTAAGGTCAAAGCTCTGAAAGCCCATCATGAGGGACAGGACTTTTATAAAACAGCCAAAGATATTTATCTGACAGATGAAATTTCTGCTATATATTTATCATTATTAACTGAAAACGACTAA
- a CDS encoding GGDEF domain-containing protein, with the protein MKIDLNDILDNIYGGVYYVDQNRKIRYWNKEAAEITGFSKAEVIGKHCYDNILQHVDDQGTNLCHNGCPLHATMEDGKKREANVYLHHKDGQRIPVTIRTVPLKDEKNEIVGAVELFLKNIKMKSLEEKINELKQENHRDKLTEINNRNYLEKILAEIIERNDINKDNIAFCFLDVDDFKYINDNYGHLVGDRILAMIANTLKNNLRDADKAFRWGGDEFALILFDINNNTYLKNLLERLKLLINESFIEHKQEKINVTMSFGATKFSKNDTIESLTKRADNNMYESKKQGKNQITVN; encoded by the coding sequence ATGAAAATTGATTTAAATGACATTTTAGATAATATATATGGTGGAGTATATTATGTTGATCAAAACAGAAAGATAAGATATTGGAATAAAGAGGCTGCAGAAATTACAGGTTTTTCAAAAGCAGAAGTAATAGGAAAACATTGTTATGACAACATTCTCCAGCATGTAGATGATCAAGGAACTAATTTATGTCATAATGGCTGCCCACTTCATGCTACAATGGAAGATGGCAAAAAAAGAGAGGCAAATGTATATTTACATCATAAAGATGGTCAGCGAATTCCAGTAACAATTAGAACTGTTCCTTTAAAAGATGAAAAGAATGAAATAGTAGGAGCGGTAGAATTATTTTTGAAAAATATAAAAATGAAGTCTTTAGAAGAAAAAATTAATGAATTAAAACAGGAAAATCATAGAGATAAATTAACTGAAATTAATAACCGAAACTATTTAGAAAAGATTTTAGCTGAAATAATTGAGCGAAATGATATAAATAAAGATAATATAGCATTTTGTTTTTTAGATGTTGATGATTTTAAATATATAAATGATAATTATGGTCATTTAGTTGGAGACAGAATTTTAGCGATGATTGCTAATACCCTAAAAAATAATCTGAGAGATGCTGATAAAGCTTTTAGATGGGGCGGAGATGAATTCGCGCTAATACTCTTTGATATAAATAATAACACATATCTTAAAAATTTATTAGAAAGACTTAAATTATTAATTAATGAATCTTTTATCGAACACAAGCAGGAAAAGATAAATGTTACAATGTCTTTTGGTGCTACTAAATTTAGCAAAAATGATACAATTGAATCTCTTACCAAAAGAGCAGATAATAACATGTATGAAAGTAAAAAACAGGGCAAAAATCAGATTACAGTGAACTGA
- a CDS encoding nitroreductase family protein, translating into MKEIFERRSIRKYTAEKVEKEKIKKIVKAGFAAPSCGNQRINHFIIIKNKKILNSIADIHGYAEALREADTAVAVCANLEEELYQGFWVQDCAAAAENMLTEAVHLGLGAVWLGVYPKERIIEHVNSILEIPEKVKVLSIISLGYPAEEKEASDRYIEAKVHFDKW; encoded by the coding sequence ATGAAAGAAATTTTTGAAAGAAGAAGTATTAGAAAATATACAGCTGAGAAAGTTGAAAAAGAAAAAATAAAAAAGATTGTTAAAGCTGGCTTTGCAGCACCTTCCTGTGGAAATCAGCGGATAAACCACTTCATAATTATAAAAAACAAAAAAATATTAAATAGTATTGCTGATATACATGGGTATGCAGAGGCCCTTCGAGAAGCTGATACGGCTGTAGCTGTCTGTGCAAATTTAGAAGAAGAGCTTTATCAAGGTTTTTGGGTACAGGATTGTGCTGCTGCAGCTGAAAATATGCTGACAGAAGCAGTTCATTTGGGTTTAGGAGCTGTCTGGCTTGGAGTTTATCCTAAAGAGAGAATTATAGAGCATGTAAATTCTATTTTAGAAATTCCTGAAAAAGTAAAGGTTCTTTCAATAATTTCTCTCGGTTATCCAGCAGAAGAAAAAGAAGCTTCAGATAGATATATAGAAGCTAAAGTTCATTTTGATAAATGGTAG
- a CDS encoding MBL fold metallo-hydrolase, which translates to MKLKVLVENNTLIDRYFRGEPGVSYYLEADGKKILFDTGYSDLFIENAKKMGIDLLDLDYLVLSHSHLDHTWGLQHLIQFYTEAQIENRKYKKPILVTHPETFASRKVGGIDQIGSLISKERAGHHFDLNLSREYIQLTENLVFLGEIERNNNFEAQNPIGKVIISGNEKDDYIIEDSALAYQTSEGLVIITGCSHAGICNIIEEAKDIFKDDRIIDVIGGFHLQNPSKKQLEGTKTYFENLKPKVIHASHCTDLHSKIELAQVVDLKKVGVGLELIY; encoded by the coding sequence ATGAAATTAAAAGTTTTAGTTGAAAATAATACCTTAATTGACCGCTACTTTAGAGGAGAACCTGGTGTTTCCTATTATCTTGAAGCTGATGGCAAAAAGATATTATTTGATACCGGCTATTCTGATCTTTTTATAGAAAATGCTAAAAAAATGGGCATAGATTTATTAGATTTGGATTATCTTGTGCTTTCCCACAGCCATCTTGATCACACTTGGGGCTTACAGCATTTAATTCAATTTTATACTGAAGCCCAAATTGAAAATAGGAAATATAAAAAACCTATACTAGTGACCCATCCTGAAACTTTTGCTTCCAGAAAGGTAGGAGGAATTGATCAGATTGGCTCTTTGATTTCTAAGGAAAGGGCAGGCCATCATTTTGATTTAAATTTGAGCAGAGAATATATTCAGCTGACTGAAAATCTAGTTTTTTTAGGAGAAATTGAGAGAAATAATAATTTTGAAGCTCAAAATCCTATCGGAAAAGTAATAATTAGCGGTAACGAAAAAGATGATTATATAATTGAAGATTCTGCCTTAGCTTATCAGACTTCTGAGGGATTAGTAATTATCACCGGCTGCTCACATGCTGGGATCTGCAATATCATAGAAGAGGCCAAAGATATATTTAAGGATGATAGAATAATTGATGTAATTGGTGGCTTTCATCTGCAGAATCCTTCCAAAAAGCAGCTGGAAGGAACAAAAACTTATTTTGAAAATCTTAAACCTAAAGTTATTCACGCATCGCACTGCACGGATCTGCATTCTAAAATAGAATTAGCTCAAGTAGTAGATCTTAAAAAAGTTGGGGTAGGACTGGAATTAATTTATTAA